Proteins co-encoded in one Chloroflexota bacterium genomic window:
- a CDS encoding MMPL family transporter gives MLDTLASWVIDRRRVVIGLWIVVAAVALIAATQVGSVLRAGGFSAPGLEAELALERLSNDLDDPGTPIEVLFRSDELDATDPRFIAAAAAALEPLAALPEVVAVIPHWQNFTQIAPSGRAGYATVFISLDIEEAHHLVPTIRELVATPELETHVAGSAVFYSDIQTLSEGDLRRAELIGGPFALVVLILVFGSIVAAAIPLVAGGATVVLGLAAVWVVGQVTDFSVFALNVVTLVGLGLGADYSLFLVSRFREELRRGREVEDAVRVTMRTAGRAVVYSGLAVLVGLASLSVFEFMMLRSIGIGGAIAVFIAVAAALTLVPAILAELGPNVNRWAVPSPRFRVRDGWTRLAHAVMRRPLPVFLAVSALLILLGVPFLHVRVRGADASVLGSNSPARAAYDAMSEEFGQGQPAPLAIVTRLNAPALAPESIARMHALGQSLLADPRVARVYSHVTIDPRITLEQYQLLYRDPTAIPDAFGAATVEGLTNDRTVLMIVEPRASATSDEARELVHAIRDYRDANRLDALVGGGAASLGDFVDRLYGDFPRAVGLILLVTYVALVAQFRSVVLPLKAVVMNVLSLLASFGALVLVFQDGWLENVLRFEPLGFIESTAPIILFAVLFGLSMDYEVFLLSRIKEGRDAGLSNADSVAQGLARSGRVITNAALVVIVVSLAFTSADVVLVKAIGLGAAVAVFVDATIVRSLLVPSTMRLLGRWNWWAPSWLFEPPRLFPR, from the coding sequence ATGCTGGACACCCTCGCGTCGTGGGTGATCGACCGGCGCCGGGTGGTCATCGGGCTATGGATCGTTGTCGCGGCGGTTGCGCTGATCGCCGCGACGCAGGTGGGTTCGGTCCTTCGCGCGGGGGGATTCTCGGCACCCGGACTCGAAGCCGAGCTGGCGCTCGAGCGTCTGTCCAACGACCTGGACGACCCCGGCACGCCGATCGAAGTTCTCTTTCGCAGCGACGAGCTGGACGCCACCGACCCTCGCTTCATCGCGGCGGCCGCGGCGGCGCTCGAGCCACTGGCCGCGCTGCCCGAAGTGGTGGCCGTCATTCCCCATTGGCAGAATTTCACCCAGATCGCGCCCAGCGGCCGCGCGGGCTACGCCACGGTGTTCATCAGCCTGGACATCGAAGAGGCCCATCATCTCGTGCCCACGATTCGCGAGCTGGTGGCGACCCCGGAGCTGGAGACGCACGTGGCCGGTTCCGCCGTGTTCTACAGCGACATCCAGACCCTGAGCGAAGGCGACCTGCGCCGCGCGGAGCTCATCGGCGGCCCCTTCGCGCTGGTGGTCCTGATCCTCGTCTTCGGCTCGATCGTGGCGGCGGCGATTCCGCTGGTCGCCGGCGGCGCCACCGTCGTGCTCGGGCTGGCCGCCGTCTGGGTGGTGGGCCAGGTGACGGACTTTTCGGTGTTTGCCCTCAACGTCGTCACCCTGGTCGGCCTCGGCCTCGGCGCCGACTACTCGCTATTCCTCGTGAGCCGGTTTCGCGAGGAGCTGCGGCGGGGCCGGGAGGTTGAAGACGCCGTGCGAGTAACCATGCGGACGGCGGGCCGCGCGGTGGTGTATTCGGGCCTCGCGGTGCTGGTGGGGCTGGCGTCGCTGAGCGTGTTCGAGTTCATGATGCTGCGATCCATCGGCATCGGCGGCGCCATTGCGGTGTTCATTGCCGTTGCGGCGGCGCTGACGCTGGTGCCGGCGATCCTGGCCGAGCTGGGACCCAACGTGAACCGCTGGGCGGTGCCGAGCCCGCGATTCAGAGTTCGCGACGGATGGACCCGACTGGCGCACGCCGTCATGCGGCGGCCGCTGCCGGTGTTTCTGGCCGTGAGCGCGCTGTTGATTCTCCTCGGCGTGCCGTTCCTCCACGTGCGCGTCCGCGGCGCCGACGCCTCGGTTCTTGGGTCGAACAGCCCCGCGCGCGCGGCCTACGACGCCATGAGCGAGGAATTCGGTCAAGGCCAGCCCGCTCCGCTCGCCATCGTGACCCGGCTGAATGCTCCGGCGCTCGCGCCCGAATCGATTGCCCGCATGCACGCCCTGGGACAGTCCCTCCTGGCCGACCCGCGCGTGGCGCGGGTCTACAGCCACGTGACCATCGATCCGCGCATCACGCTGGAGCAGTACCAGTTGCTCTACCGCGATCCCACGGCGATTCCGGACGCCTTCGGCGCCGCCACCGTCGAGGGGCTGACCAACGACCGGACCGTCTTGATGATCGTCGAGCCGCGGGCGTCGGCAACATCGGACGAGGCACGCGAACTCGTGCATGCCATCCGCGACTACCGCGACGCCAACCGGCTGGATGCGCTCGTCGGCGGCGGGGCTGCCAGCCTGGGGGATTTTGTCGATCGTCTCTACGGAGATTTTCCGCGGGCGGTCGGCCTGATCCTGCTGGTGACCTACGTGGCGCTCGTCGCGCAGTTTCGCTCGGTGGTGCTGCCGCTCAAGGCGGTGGTGATGAACGTCCTCAGCCTGCTGGCGAGCTTCGGCGCGCTGGTGCTCGTGTTCCAGGACGGCTGGCTCGAGAACGTGCTGCGATTCGAACCGCTGGGCTTCATTGAGTCCACGGCGCCGATCATCCTGTTTGCCGTGCTCTTCGGGCTGAGCATGGACTACGAGGTTTTCCTGCTCTCGCGGATCAAGGAGGGCCGCGACGCAGGGCTGAGCAACGCCGACAGCGTGGCGCAGGGCCTGGCGCGCAGCGGTCGGGTGATCACCAATGCCGCGCTGGTCGTGATCGTGGTGAGCCTGGCGTTCACCAGCGCCGACGTGGTGCTGGTGAAGGCCATCGGGCTTGGCGCTGCGGTTGCCGTATTCGTCGACGCCACGATCGTGCGCTCGCTGCTGGTGCCCTCCACCATGCGGCTGCTGGGACGGTGGAATTGGTGGGCGCCGTCCTGGCTGTTCGAGCCGCCAAGGCTCTTCCCGCGATGA
- a CDS encoding TlpA disulfide reductase family protein — protein MRESEPAEAISPSDAGSMTDQTPVLPVRLRVAIAAVSVALLLAFIVVMALALRGQTDQGQFGIFATGRTVDLEPRPAPDFVLTTYDGEQLRLSDFRGQVVLLNFWASWCPPCRVEAPVLQSAAERLGPAGLVVIGIDVWDDEAQARAFLDEFDITYPNAEDTTRSIPVEYGVTGLPETFVISRTGVLVRRWVGPIDHEQLADLVAPLLEGN, from the coding sequence ATGCGCGAGTCCGAGCCGGCGGAAGCGATTTCGCCCAGCGACGCGGGAAGCATGACGGACCAAACCCCCGTACTTCCCGTGCGCCTGCGCGTGGCAATTGCGGCTGTCTCGGTCGCCCTGCTGCTGGCGTTCATCGTTGTGATGGCGTTGGCGTTGCGCGGACAGACCGACCAGGGGCAGTTCGGCATCTTCGCCACCGGGCGCACGGTAGATCTGGAGCCGCGTCCGGCGCCGGACTTCGTGCTGACCACCTACGACGGAGAGCAGCTGCGACTCTCCGACTTCCGCGGGCAGGTCGTGCTGCTCAACTTCTGGGCGTCCTGGTGCCCGCCCTGCCGGGTGGAAGCCCCGGTGCTGCAGAGCGCCGCCGAGCGCCTGGGCCCGGCGGGACTGGTGGTGATCGGGATCGACGTGTGGGACGACGAGGCGCAAGCCCGGGCCTTCCTGGACGAATTCGACATCACCTATCCCAACGCTGAGGACACCACGCGGTCGATCCCGGTCGAGTACGGGGTGACCGGACTGCCGGAGACATTCGTCATCTCGCGCACCGGCGTGCTCGTGCGGCGCTGGGTAGGTCCGATCGACCACGAACAGCTGGCCGACCTGGTGGCGCCGCTGCTGGAAGGCAACTAG
- a CDS encoding Gfo/Idh/MocA family oxidoreductase, protein MSSERARIGVIGTGWWSTYTHIPGLRDNPLAELVAICDANPERLEKAADAFPGHATYSNVNDLLAEEELDGVIVAVAHAAHHAVAAACLDAGRHVMLEKPMTLTATDARDLVDRAAAAERELIIGYPWHFTRTALRAREVIASGELGEPQHVVNAYASMIIEFLRGNSEAYRPVFDWKVLGPDAVYNDPRVSGGGEGHLQITHSSGLMFFVSGLRAERVSAVMNNYDVPLDLVDAMSVQFEGGAVGVVSGTGNMPTGDAGQLDVRVYCENGYVLLDAIKGHLTITRHDGPTEEVSIPNPDDTYPRFETAANLVDVCLGRAPNGSPGTIGLRSVELLDAAYRSAADGGSVVSVSELYD, encoded by the coding sequence ATGTCAAGCGAGCGCGCACGCATCGGCGTCATCGGCACCGGCTGGTGGTCGACCTACACCCACATTCCCGGACTGCGGGACAACCCGCTGGCCGAGCTCGTCGCCATCTGCGACGCGAACCCCGAGCGTCTCGAAAAGGCAGCGGATGCGTTCCCCGGACACGCCACGTATTCCAACGTCAACGATCTGCTGGCCGAAGAGGAGCTTGACGGCGTGATCGTCGCCGTGGCCCACGCGGCGCACCACGCGGTCGCCGCCGCCTGCCTGGACGCGGGGCGCCACGTGATGCTCGAGAAACCCATGACGCTCACCGCGACCGATGCGCGCGACCTGGTCGACCGGGCCGCCGCGGCCGAGCGGGAGCTGATCATCGGCTATCCCTGGCACTTCACGCGCACCGCCTTGCGCGCTCGCGAGGTGATCGCAAGCGGCGAGTTGGGCGAGCCCCAGCACGTGGTGAACGCCTACGCCTCGATGATCATCGAGTTCCTTCGCGGCAACTCCGAGGCCTATCGCCCGGTGTTTGACTGGAAGGTCCTTGGCCCCGACGCGGTCTACAACGATCCCCGGGTGTCAGGCGGCGGCGAGGGTCACCTGCAGATCACGCACTCGTCCGGCCTGATGTTCTTCGTCTCCGGCCTGCGCGCTGAACGCGTATCGGCGGTCATGAACAACTACGACGTGCCGCTGGACCTGGTCGACGCGATGAGCGTGCAGTTCGAGGGCGGCGCCGTGGGCGTCGTGTCTGGAACCGGCAATATGCCGACCGGCGACGCGGGCCAGCTCGACGTGCGCGTCTACTGCGAGAACGGGTACGTCCTGCTCGATGCGATCAAAGGTCACTTGACCATCACCCGCCACGACGGTCCGACCGAGGAAGTGAGCATTCCCAACCCGGACGACACCTATCCGCGCTTCGAGACCGCGGCCAACCTGGTCGACGTGTGCCTGGGGCGAGCGCCCAACGGATCGCCGGGAACGATCGGCCTGCGCAGCGTGGAGCTGCTGGACGCGGCCTATCGCTCGGCGGCTGACGGCGGCAGCGTCGTCTCGGTCAGCGAGCTGTACGACTAG
- a CDS encoding 4Fe-4S dicluster domain-containing protein, translating to MVIDADKCTGCQACVVACQSENNLALNEENRVIERRAKTWIRIERYWEGEWPNAKARFLPVLCQHCGNAPCETVCPVWATYHNPDGLNVQVYNRCIGTRFCANACPYSVRYFNFWEPEWPSPMDRQLNPDVTVRTKGIVEKCTFCIHRINRTKRQADRDGRPVADGEVEPACVQACPTTALVFGDLNDSDSKVSELSHSKRAYSLLDSLGTAPAITYLKKVDPSHVDEHEEHGH from the coding sequence ATGGTCATCGACGCCGACAAGTGCACCGGCTGCCAGGCCTGCGTGGTGGCCTGCCAGTCCGAGAACAACCTGGCCCTCAACGAAGAAAACCGCGTCATCGAGCGAAGGGCGAAGACCTGGATTCGCATCGAGCGCTACTGGGAAGGCGAATGGCCCAACGCCAAGGCGCGCTTCCTCCCCGTGCTCTGCCAGCACTGCGGCAACGCGCCCTGCGAGACGGTATGTCCCGTGTGGGCGACCTACCACAATCCCGACGGGCTGAACGTGCAGGTCTACAACCGCTGCATCGGCACGCGGTTCTGCGCCAACGCCTGCCCTTACTCGGTGCGCTACTTCAATTTCTGGGAGCCCGAGTGGCCGTCGCCGATGGACCGGCAACTCAACCCGGACGTGACGGTTCGCACCAAAGGCATCGTCGAGAAGTGCACCTTCTGCATCCATCGCATCAATCGCACCAAGCGTCAGGCGGATCGCGACGGCCGACCGGTGGCCGACGGCGAGGTCGAGCCGGCGTGCGTGCAGGCATGCCCGACCACGGCGCTCGTATTCGGCGACTTGAACGACTCGGACAGTAAGGTCAGCGAGCTGTCCCACTCCAAGCGCGCCTACTCGCTGCTGGATTCGCTCGGCACGGCCCCCGCCATCACCTACCTGAAGAAGGTTGATCCCAGCCACGTCGACGAGCATGAGGAGCACGGCCATTGA
- a CDS encoding MFS transporter has protein sequence MAAARGVPSGGPASRSICVNDPRPGSPRDLLNRQYVVVIAAMSIGVAGWLPVNNFLSLFVRDELGGDLLGAALLLIAIQGGTATLGLAGGLWIHRVGSRWTYALGLAGMTAFVLVMTVAAGAAVVLVAAPFLGVALALHWAGSQTYVLEVSPAARRGLATGIMSFAIIAAPGIAGIAFGQIAESAGLRAMTGVAGGMIGGALLLVALFLPSTTRRQRGPSRSAGDVFHALRTVPALAMVAARSGTTVAFGVIVLLTGPKLVAAGGDLRSVGLFTLVSALGGAVAQIGIGRLSDAIGRTAIFALSLVVGAGAAIGFALADDVVALLTLSGVIYLAFGTHQTVLPAIAGDISRPGQLGTMMTLQTSAFALGMMFGAGATAALAATAPDAAFYVGAAGMGVALAVTPWLRPRPTGASPPS, from the coding sequence GTGGCAGCGGCACGAGGCGTACCCTCTGGTGGCCCAGCGTCTCGGAGCATTTGCGTCAACGACCCGCGTCCCGGCAGTCCGCGCGACCTGCTGAACCGCCAGTACGTCGTCGTCATCGCCGCCATGTCGATCGGCGTGGCGGGCTGGCTGCCGGTCAACAACTTTCTCTCGCTCTTCGTGCGGGACGAGCTTGGCGGCGACTTGCTGGGCGCCGCCTTGTTGCTGATCGCCATTCAGGGCGGCACGGCGACGCTAGGTCTCGCAGGCGGTCTGTGGATACACCGGGTCGGCAGCCGCTGGACCTATGCGCTGGGGCTGGCCGGCATGACGGCGTTCGTGCTCGTGATGACGGTTGCGGCCGGCGCCGCCGTCGTACTGGTCGCGGCGCCGTTCCTGGGCGTAGCGCTGGCGTTGCACTGGGCCGGATCGCAGACCTACGTGCTGGAGGTGTCGCCCGCGGCCCGCCGCGGGCTTGCCACCGGGATCATGAGCTTCGCCATCATCGCCGCGCCGGGGATTGCCGGCATTGCCTTTGGGCAAATCGCCGAGAGCGCCGGACTTCGGGCGATGACCGGGGTCGCCGGCGGAATGATCGGCGGGGCGCTGCTCCTGGTGGCGCTCTTCCTGCCGTCCACCACACGTCGTCAACGCGGACCAAGCCGCTCCGCCGGTGACGTGTTTCACGCGCTGCGCACCGTTCCGGCTCTCGCCATGGTGGCGGCTCGGTCCGGAACGACCGTCGCCTTCGGCGTGATCGTGTTGCTGACGGGTCCCAAGCTGGTGGCCGCCGGCGGCGACCTGCGCTCGGTTGGGCTATTCACGCTGGTCAGCGCGTTGGGCGGCGCGGTCGCGCAGATCGGCATCGGCCGGCTCTCGGACGCCATCGGGCGGACGGCCATATTCGCGCTATCGCTGGTCGTCGGCGCCGGCGCGGCCATAGGCTTTGCGCTGGCCGACGACGTGGTCGCCTTGCTCACGCTCTCCGGCGTGATCTACCTCGCGTTCGGGACGCACCAAACGGTGCTCCCGGCGATCGCCGGCGACATCTCACGCCCCGGCCAGTTGGGCACCATGATGACCTTGCAGACCAGCGCCTTCGCGCTGGGCATGATGTTCGGCGCGGGCGCCACGGCGGCCCTTGCGGCCACGGCGCCCGACGCGGCGTTCTACGTCGGCGCCGCGGGCATGGGCGTGGCGCTGGCGGTGACGCCCTGGCTGCGGCCTAGGCCTACAGGTGCATCACCACCATCTTGA
- a CDS encoding endonuclease/exonuclease/phosphatase family protein — protein MTANVRNADRADDGHSWESRKKVCARVIAACKPDVVGVQEATIDQVEWIAAALPEHAWHGLRQDPHGHPRNAVFVHRSLELVDRGGFWLSGTPHVPGSTGWGAKYARHVNWLVLADDSGSEWRVSNTHLDHMSEQARAGAARLLAEDAAAWPDETPQVLMGDFNAGAGSTPLTTLERAGWRDAWAIANPHQTDSGLTRHGFGQEAAAHPQRIDWIMVRGPVEVRAVQVIRDRPDGAWPSDHYFMWADVEAAR, from the coding sequence ATGACGGCCAACGTTCGCAACGCCGACCGCGCCGACGACGGCCATTCCTGGGAAAGCCGAAAGAAAGTCTGCGCGCGCGTGATCGCTGCGTGCAAACCCGATGTCGTGGGCGTGCAGGAAGCGACCATCGACCAGGTCGAGTGGATCGCGGCGGCGCTGCCGGAGCACGCCTGGCATGGGCTGCGGCAGGATCCGCATGGGCATCCCCGCAACGCAGTCTTTGTCCACAGGTCCCTGGAGCTCGTGGACCGGGGAGGCTTCTGGCTGTCGGGCACGCCGCATGTGCCGGGCTCGACCGGATGGGGCGCCAAGTACGCCCGCCACGTGAATTGGCTGGTGCTTGCGGACGACTCGGGTAGCGAGTGGCGGGTCTCCAACACCCACCTCGACCACATGAGCGAGCAAGCGCGGGCGGGCGCGGCGCGGCTGCTGGCCGAGGACGCCGCCGCCTGGCCCGATGAGACGCCCCAAGTGCTCATGGGCGATTTCAACGCCGGCGCCGGCAGCACGCCCCTGACGACGCTGGAACGCGCGGGCTGGCGCGACGCCTGGGCGATCGCGAACCCACACCAGACGGACTCGGGCCTAACTCGGCACGGATTCGGCCAGGAGGCCGCGGCCCATCCGCAGCGCATCGACTGGATCATGGTCCGGGGTCCGGTGGAGGTCCGCGCCGTCCAGGTCATCCGCGACCGGCCCGACGGCGCGTGGCCCTCGGACCACTACTTCATGTGGGCCGACGTCGAGGCCGCTCGCTAG
- a CDS encoding molybdopterin-dependent oxidoreductase produces the protein MSGIARRRFLTGAAALAGGATVVACAAPERESRVQSFVHSPEQTLPGQELWFATACAHSTGGNSVVVRTVDGRAKKVEGTKGFPVNLGKTNVRGQAGVQSLYNPDRLKTPLRRRGTRGEGRFEAIGWPEALDLLTENFGSAKNPLVVTGPISGTRLHVLAQFLANSEGRHLVYEAQDTTTIREAARLIFGYTQLPHFDIANAGAVLSFGADFLGTWLSPVHYSTAYGKFREEPKRGRLIQIESHMSLTGANADRWIYVNPGHEGALALSIAQVIAAENLTGDDRWFDPVNAVGGIDALNAYAPELTAARTGVAPDTVREIARDFATHPPALAIAGGAALAQTNGLDNAAAALLLNRIVGSAGAAGGVRPNPAAPAAVPAAAAGTPFNQWGALATGLLDGSEEIDAAFFYDVDPVYGLPASTRFADALGKMSFVVGMGTFLNETLARADLVLPATHPFEEWGDYVADPAPNMQVVGYQQPVVTSWTNARSFGDVMLALTSELFPDAPPPWTTMRDAVRDGAQALIGQDGFDRGWIELLRTGGRWQDGEGREAQADQPDWHIGLLAEPAFAGDTTEFDLHLMPFENVAFGAGSESANPWLQATPDPLTTVTWTTWAELNPATAQRLGVKRNDVVHIDTPNGTLRARVYESPVAPPNVVAVPIGQGREFGSRWNVDRGANVMQTLAAQAVAGSGSLAWGATLARVRPAGEHERLPTLEVIEDPRNDGEAPPVRVTSG, from the coding sequence ATGAGCGGAATCGCACGACGTCGATTTCTCACCGGTGCGGCGGCGCTGGCCGGCGGCGCCACCGTGGTCGCCTGCGCGGCGCCCGAGCGCGAATCGCGCGTGCAGAGCTTCGTGCACTCGCCCGAGCAGACCCTGCCCGGCCAGGAGCTGTGGTTCGCCACCGCCTGCGCCCATTCCACGGGCGGCAACAGCGTGGTGGTACGCACGGTGGATGGCCGCGCCAAGAAGGTGGAGGGCACGAAGGGCTTCCCGGTCAACCTGGGCAAGACCAACGTGCGTGGGCAGGCAGGCGTCCAATCGCTGTACAACCCGGACCGGCTCAAGACCCCCCTGCGCCGGCGTGGCACGCGCGGCGAGGGCCGGTTCGAGGCCATCGGCTGGCCCGAGGCGCTCGATCTGCTGACGGAGAACTTTGGCTCCGCGAAGAATCCGCTTGTCGTCACCGGGCCGATCAGCGGCACGCGCCTGCACGTGCTGGCGCAATTCCTCGCCAACAGCGAAGGCCGTCACCTTGTCTACGAGGCGCAGGACACGACCACCATCCGCGAAGCCGCGCGGCTGATATTCGGCTACACCCAGCTGCCGCACTTCGACATCGCCAACGCGGGGGCGGTCCTCTCGTTCGGCGCGGACTTCTTGGGCACGTGGCTGTCGCCCGTCCACTACAGCACCGCCTACGGCAAGTTCCGCGAGGAGCCCAAGCGGGGCCGGTTGATCCAGATCGAGTCCCACATGTCGCTGACCGGAGCCAACGCGGACCGGTGGATTTATGTCAATCCGGGACACGAAGGCGCGCTGGCGCTCAGCATCGCCCAGGTCATTGCCGCCGAGAACCTGACCGGCGACGACCGCTGGTTCGATCCGGTCAACGCCGTGGGCGGCATTGACGCCCTCAACGCCTATGCGCCCGAGCTGACGGCGGCGCGCACCGGCGTGGCGCCCGACACCGTGCGCGAGATCGCGCGGGACTTCGCCACCCATCCGCCCGCGCTGGCCATCGCCGGCGGCGCCGCGCTCGCCCAGACCAACGGCCTCGACAACGCCGCGGCCGCCTTGCTGCTCAACCGCATCGTCGGGAGCGCCGGTGCGGCAGGCGGCGTGCGACCAAATCCCGCCGCCCCGGCGGCGGTGCCGGCTGCGGCGGCGGGAACGCCGTTCAACCAATGGGGCGCGCTGGCTACCGGGCTACTCGACGGCAGCGAGGAAATCGACGCAGCCTTCTTCTATGACGTCGATCCGGTCTACGGATTGCCCGCGTCAACGCGCTTCGCGGACGCCCTCGGCAAGATGTCGTTCGTGGTCGGCATGGGCACGTTCCTCAACGAGACGCTCGCGCGCGCCGACCTGGTGCTACCCGCCACCCATCCCTTCGAGGAATGGGGCGACTATGTGGCCGATCCCGCGCCCAACATGCAGGTCGTCGGCTACCAGCAGCCCGTGGTCACCTCGTGGACCAATGCGCGCAGCTTTGGCGACGTGATGCTGGCGTTGACCTCGGAGCTCTTCCCCGACGCGCCGCCGCCCTGGACGACCATGCGCGACGCCGTCCGCGACGGCGCCCAGGCGCTGATCGGCCAAGATGGCTTCGACCGCGGCTGGATCGAGCTGCTGCGCACCGGCGGTCGATGGCAGGACGGAGAAGGCCGCGAGGCCCAGGCCGACCAGCCCGATTGGCACATCGGCCTGCTGGCCGAGCCGGCGTTTGCCGGCGACACCACGGAGTTCGATCTGCACCTCATGCCCTTCGAGAACGTGGCGTTTGGCGCCGGCAGCGAGTCGGCAAACCCCTGGCTGCAGGCCACGCCCGACCCGCTGACGACCGTCACCTGGACGACCTGGGCCGAGCTGAACCCGGCGACGGCCCAGCGCCTGGGCGTGAAACGCAACGATGTGGTGCACATCGACACGCCGAATGGCACGCTGCGGGCGCGCGTGTACGAATCGCCGGTGGCGCCGCCCAATGTCGTGGCCGTCCCAATCGGGCAAGGCCGCGAGTTCGGCAGCCGGTGGAATGTCGATCGGGGAGCGAACGTCATGCAGACCCTGGCCGCCCAAGCCGTTGCCGGCTCCGGGTCGCTGGCCTGGGGAGCGACGCTGGCGCGCGTGCGACCGGCCGGCGAACACGAGCGGCTGCCAACACTTGAAGTCATCGAAGATCCGCGCAACGACGGGGAGGCGCCACCAGTGCGAGTAACCAGTGGCTAG
- a CDS encoding cytochrome c3 family protein — protein sequence MIVISGLGAVLGGGAIAPVILLIVLGAMGGTITGPPEQPIAFDHAVHAGKAGIACEFCHRGIPVVENTATALGTPVSAAATIPSVEQCMFCHSVVATESPEVQKIRAAWETGTPIEWIRVHRLPDHVDFVHDPHIRALAETHPSFSTAQICATCHGDVASMTEVEQVRALNMGDCQGCHRENSAPLDCAVCHK from the coding sequence TTGATCGTCATCAGCGGCCTCGGGGCCGTGCTGGGCGGCGGCGCCATTGCGCCGGTCATCCTGCTGATCGTGCTTGGGGCCATGGGCGGAACCATCACCGGGCCGCCGGAGCAGCCGATCGCGTTCGACCACGCCGTGCACGCCGGCAAGGCCGGCATCGCCTGCGAGTTCTGTCACCGCGGCATCCCGGTCGTCGAAAACACAGCGACCGCGCTGGGTACGCCGGTTTCCGCCGCGGCCACCATCCCTTCCGTGGAGCAGTGCATGTTCTGCCACTCGGTGGTCGCCACCGAGAGTCCCGAGGTGCAGAAGATTCGCGCCGCGTGGGAGACCGGCACCCCCATCGAGTGGATTCGAGTACACCGCCTCCCGGACCACGTGGACTTCGTGCACGACCCCCACATCCGCGCCTTGGCCGAAACCCATCCGAGCTTCAGCACGGCGCAGATTTGCGCGACGTGTCACGGCGACGTGGCGTCCATGACCGAGGTCGAGCAGGTGCGGGCGCTCAACATGGGCGACTGCCAGGGCTGCCACCGCGAGAACAGCGCCCCGCTGGATTGCGCGGTATGTCACAAATGA
- a CDS encoding aldehyde dehydrogenase family protein codes for MKMYVAGQWTNGRDSIDVLNPYDGSVVDTVPRGSADDVDRALASAERGAKVMAELTGFERYEILHRAGDLILRDQESLARMLTQEEGKIISEARFEVSRAAEILYLSAEEAKRLGAEVIPLDGGPGVKDKFGFTVRVPCGVVAAVCPFNFPLHLVCHKVGPAIAAGNAVVVKPATDTPLMGVRVIELLLEAGVPEEAVHIITGPGSEIGDALVSDPRVRKVTFTGSRDIGERICKAAGIKKVTMELGSNSAAIVMPDADLDKVAEVLPQTAFANAGQVCISTQRLLATGSVYGDLIDALKPKVEAIATGDPLNESTGMGPMIRESDAVRVGEWIDEAQAGGAEVLVGGGRNGQMFEPTLVTNVSPDMRLSCDELFGPAVGVTRVADIEEAIAISNDSNYGLSASIFTESLDSAMRFIRDVDSGNIHINWGTQWRTDLMPYGGVKDSGLGKEGPKYAVEEMTELKMVVMHL; via the coding sequence ATGAAGATGTATGTGGCGGGTCAGTGGACGAATGGTCGCGACTCGATTGACGTGCTGAACCCGTACGACGGGTCGGTGGTGGACACCGTGCCCCGTGGCTCGGCGGATGACGTCGACCGCGCGCTGGCGAGCGCCGAGCGCGGCGCCAAAGTCATGGCCGAGCTGACCGGGTTCGAGCGCTACGAGATCCTGCATCGGGCGGGCGATCTGATCTTGCGTGACCAGGAGTCGCTGGCGCGCATGCTGACCCAGGAAGAGGGCAAGATCATCTCGGAGGCCCGCTTCGAGGTCTCTCGCGCTGCCGAGATCCTGTACCTGTCCGCCGAGGAGGCCAAGCGCCTCGGCGCCGAGGTGATCCCGCTCGACGGTGGCCCGGGCGTGAAGGACAAGTTCGGATTCACCGTGCGCGTGCCCTGTGGGGTCGTGGCCGCAGTGTGTCCATTCAACTTCCCGTTGCACCTGGTCTGCCACAAGGTCGGCCCCGCGATTGCGGCGGGCAATGCCGTGGTCGTCAAGCCGGCCACCGACACCCCGCTGATGGGCGTGCGCGTGATCGAGCTGCTGCTCGAGGCCGGCGTGCCGGAAGAGGCGGTGCACATCATCACGGGTCCGGGCTCGGAGATCGGCGACGCACTGGTGTCCGACCCGCGCGTGCGCAAAGTGACGTTCACCGGCAGCCGCGACATCGGCGAGCGCATCTGCAAGGCCGCCGGCATCAAGAAGGTCACGATGGAGCTGGGGTCCAACTCGGCGGCGATCGTGATGCCCGACGCCGACCTCGACAAGGTGGCGGAGGTTCTGCCGCAGACGGCGTTCGCGAACGCCGGCCAGGTGTGCATTTCGACCCAGCGTCTGCTGGCGACCGGCTCCGTCTACGGCGATCTGATCGACGCGCTCAAGCCCAAGGTTGAAGCCATCGCCACCGGCGACCCGCTCAACGAGTCCACGGGCATGGGCCCCATGATTCGCGAGAGCGACGCCGTGCGCGTCGGCGAGTGGATCGACGAGGCCCAGGCGGGCGGCGCGGAGGTGCTGGTGGGCGGCGGCCGCAACGGCCAGATGTTCGAGCCGACGCTCGTGACCAACGTCTCGCCGGACATGCGGCTCTCCTGCGACGAGCTGTTCGGGCCGGCCGTCGGCGTCACGCGCGTGGCGGACATCGAGGAGGCCATCGCGATCTCCAACGACTCCAACTACGGTCTCAGCGCCTCGATCTTCACCGAGAGCCTCGACTCGGCCATGCGATTCATCCGCGACGTGGACTCGGGCAACATCCACATCAACTGGGGCACCCAGTGGCGCACCGACCTGATGCCCTATGGCGGCGTGAAGGACAGCGGCCTCGGCAAGGAAGGCCCGAAGTACGCCGTCGAGGAAATGACCGAGCTCAAGATGGTGGTGATGCACCTGTAG